A portion of the Salinigranum marinum genome contains these proteins:
- a CDS encoding halocyanin domain-containing protein, translating into MTQSPFTEADRRTVLKILGASSAVGITGLAGCAGNGNGDGNGADTIPASDYPAVDEWMTETDIGDAANNYDGVIVNLRDESDVTIDVGAGDDGFAYGPSAVAVSAGTEVLWDWTGEGGQHNVEAEPDDQIGESDYEFSSGEPVGGADNEYSSTFDESGIALYHCEPHLSLGMKGSIVVD; encoded by the coding sequence ATGACTCAGTCACCTTTCACCGAGGCAGACAGACGAACTGTTCTCAAAATACTCGGTGCCTCCTCGGCCGTCGGAATAACAGGACTGGCCGGCTGTGCCGGCAATGGTAACGGAGACGGGAACGGTGCTGACACCATTCCAGCGAGTGATTATCCCGCCGTCGATGAGTGGATGACCGAGACGGATATCGGAGACGCGGCCAATAATTACGATGGGGTGATCGTGAATCTCCGTGACGAGAGCGATGTGACTATCGACGTCGGAGCCGGGGACGACGGGTTTGCGTACGGACCATCCGCGGTAGCTGTCTCGGCTGGAACTGAGGTTCTGTGGGATTGGACCGGCGAGGGAGGCCAGCACAACGTCGAAGCAGAACCGGACGACCAGATCGGCGAATCCGACTACGAGTTCAGTTCCGGTGAACCAGTCGGAGGAGCCGACAACGAGTACTCGTCTACGTTCGATGAGTCCGGCATCGCCCTGTACCACTGTGAACCACACCTGTCACTCGGGATGAAAGGCTCCATCGTCGTGGACTGA
- a CDS encoding universal stress protein, translating to MYEDILLPFDGSDGAAEALHHAAEIAHWADATIHVLFVADTTRDSVTVVETRVVDALVQEGEDIVEEAEKTLQTLGADYDSDIVQGNPAPTIVEYAERYDYDLIVMPTHGRKGVSRYLLGSVTEKVVRLASVPVLTVRMQPDEQLVFPYENILIPTDGSAGAGHAAEHGFSLAASLDATVHALSVMDDTSLGLDVRSTVAGRQGEQVATDAVDDLFSGAETHGVTNIVRHIEHGTPIEGILDTIESSDIHAVVIGTTGRRGTDRILLGSVAEKTVRSAPVPVITVGQRE from the coding sequence ATGTACGAAGACATTCTGCTCCCGTTCGATGGAAGCGATGGGGCTGCGGAAGCACTACATCACGCCGCCGAAATTGCACACTGGGCCGACGCTACCATCCACGTTCTCTTTGTCGCGGATACGACACGAGATAGCGTCACCGTCGTCGAAACCCGGGTCGTCGACGCACTCGTCCAGGAGGGCGAGGACATCGTCGAGGAAGCAGAAAAGACACTGCAGACGCTCGGAGCGGACTACGATTCCGACATCGTCCAGGGGAATCCAGCGCCGACGATCGTCGAGTATGCCGAGCGTTACGATTACGACCTGATCGTGATGCCAACCCACGGCCGGAAGGGGGTGTCACGATACCTTCTCGGAAGTGTCACCGAAAAGGTCGTCCGTCTGGCGTCTGTCCCCGTTCTCACGGTGCGGATGCAGCCCGACGAGCAACTGGTGTTCCCCTACGAGAACATCCTCATCCCGACCGACGGGAGTGCCGGTGCAGGCCACGCTGCCGAGCATGGTTTCTCACTTGCTGCGTCTCTCGATGCGACCGTTCACGCGCTATCGGTCATGGATGATACGTCGCTCGGTTTGGATGTTCGCTCGACTGTAGCGGGACGGCAAGGAGAACAGGTGGCGACTGATGCCGTTGACGACCTCTTCTCCGGGGCAGAGACACATGGTGTCACGAACATCGTCCGGCACATCGAACACGGGACACCGATCGAGGGTATACTCGACACGATTGAATCGAGTGACATCCACGCCGTGGTGATAGGGACGACGGGGCGACGCGGGACTGATCGAATTCTACTCGGGAGCGTCGCCGAAAAGACCGTTCGCTCTGCGCCCGTGCCCGTTATCACGGTTGGACAGCGGGAGTAG
- a CDS encoding DUF4010 domain-containing protein, producing the protein MVDPLTSPLSEVVLHLLLAGGLGALIGLEREQSESGGTFAGSRTFPLIALYGALVQAFFPAVLPLAFGILVVPLTVAYVGKIWYQEDIGLTTLVAALVTVILGAMTMHSDRGAIIAIIVGGAVTVLLSVKGPVHEFADRIEESERRASVKFILVVLVVFPTLPDRSLEALYGLNPRFIWLMVVFVTGLGFVAYVLGRTLGPERGIALTGIVGGFVSSTATTVSMAEKTTQNATLYHVCAFAVVTASIVMFPRALIEIAVVNPDLLPSVAFPLGAMTVVGVAAAGVLYWRTASDETVEPEELKNPLRLRPALLFGAIFAAVLLVSEYANEWFGASGVYATAFFSGLADVDAMTITLSQLAAEGTVSTQVATTGIVIAAIANTFVKAVLAWVLGTYRLGRLVSIVLGVVVLSGLVFLAL; encoded by the coding sequence ATGGTCGATCCTCTAACGTCGCCCCTCAGTGAAGTCGTCTTACATCTTCTCCTCGCGGGTGGCCTCGGCGCGCTCATCGGTCTGGAACGCGAACAGAGCGAATCCGGTGGAACCTTCGCCGGGAGTCGGACGTTTCCGCTGATCGCACTCTATGGGGCACTCGTTCAGGCGTTCTTCCCAGCTGTGCTTCCCCTCGCATTTGGGATACTCGTCGTGCCACTCACAGTCGCGTACGTCGGGAAAATCTGGTATCAAGAGGATATCGGTCTGACGACGCTCGTGGCCGCGCTCGTGACAGTCATCCTCGGTGCAATGACAATGCATTCCGACCGCGGCGCGATCATCGCGATCATCGTTGGAGGTGCCGTCACAGTCCTTCTCTCCGTGAAAGGACCCGTCCACGAATTCGCCGATCGGATCGAGGAGAGTGAACGGCGGGCGTCGGTGAAGTTCATTCTCGTCGTTCTAGTTGTTTTTCCGACACTTCCCGACCGGTCGCTTGAGGCCCTCTACGGCCTCAATCCGAGATTCATTTGGTTGATGGTTGTCTTCGTCACTGGCCTTGGATTCGTGGCATACGTCCTCGGACGAACGCTCGGTCCCGAACGCGGAATCGCCCTCACGGGGATCGTCGGAGGGTTTGTCTCGTCCACGGCAACGACGGTCTCGATGGCCGAGAAGACGACCCAGAACGCGACGCTGTATCACGTCTGTGCCTTCGCGGTCGTCACCGCCTCCATCGTGATGTTCCCGCGAGCACTCATCGAGATCGCAGTCGTCAACCCTGACTTGCTCCCGAGCGTTGCGTTCCCGTTAGGAGCGATGACTGTTGTCGGGGTGGCTGCTGCTGGGGTGTTGTACTGGCGAACCGCATCCGACGAGACAGTGGAACCGGAGGAACTCAAGAATCCGTTACGCCTGCGGCCTGCCCTCCTCTTCGGGGCCATATTTGCGGCCGTGTTGCTCGTCTCGGAGTACGCCAACGAATGGTTCGGTGCGTCAGGGGTGTACGCGACCGCGTTCTTCTCCGGGCTCGCCGATGTCGATGCGATGACAATCACGTTGAGTCAACTCGCAGCCGAGGGAACAGTCTCGACGCAGGTCGCCACGACGGGAATCGTCATCGCGGCCATCGCAAACACCTTTGTGAAAGCCGTGTTAGCGTGGGTTCTCGGCACCTACCGGTTGGGAAGGCTGGTGTCCATCGTACTTGGCGTCGTGGTCCTGAGCGGCCTAGTTTTTCTTGCTCTGTGA
- a CDS encoding cation:proton antiporter: MSAAVDIIQIVVTIMGLGVAAQVLADRLRIPSVVFLIFAGVIVGPEGLGLITPAVFGNALRAIVGLSVAIIVFEGAFHLRIDRIRSAQRETLRLITFGAFGSLVGTALVVHYVLGAPWDIAFLIGALLIATGPTVITPIMNVVPVRERVASTLETEGVVNDVTAAILAIVTFEYVLVGSRGLPTLVREFAVRFGLGILVGATVAGVLWYILRYGRQAVENAPQNARLMVLVSSLTMYGIAEVLGAAFGAAEAGIAAVATGGFILGNADIPYRDTIEQFKGDVSILVIAFVFITLASLLSLRDFLELGFAGIIAVLAIATIIRPAVVLISTVGDRLTVRERLFISALGPRGIIPASVATLFALELQSTNPTAATTLVGMVFLVIFVTVVFEGGLARHIAQALDVIPMRAIIIGGGRVGRELAERLESRGEEVVIIEKDQQVVEELRQAGRTVHNGDGTEQQVIEKAGIENAKIVALATKDDDVNLLVGQLARNTYGVETVVARVNEPSNLDAFEDIDIEAISTSMSVAWSMDNVIERPGISQWMRELDEEGDVQEIEVTSKEHAGKTVSELIDELPEGCHLALISQNEVNRLPEPDDQIEMGDHLTLIGRKEAVRDAIAYCTT, translated from the coding sequence ATGAGTGCCGCAGTCGACATCATCCAGATCGTCGTGACGATCATGGGTTTAGGCGTCGCTGCGCAAGTCCTCGCAGATAGGCTTCGGATCCCGAGTGTCGTGTTTTTGATTTTTGCAGGCGTCATCGTCGGGCCGGAAGGGCTCGGTCTCATCACTCCCGCAGTCTTCGGAAACGCGCTCCGGGCGATCGTCGGCCTGAGCGTCGCGATCATCGTGTTTGAGGGCGCCTTCCACCTTCGGATCGACCGGATTCGGAGTGCGCAGCGAGAGACGCTTCGATTGATCACGTTCGGGGCGTTTGGATCACTTGTTGGGACGGCACTCGTCGTCCACTACGTTCTTGGGGCGCCGTGGGACATCGCGTTTCTCATCGGAGCACTGCTCATCGCAACCGGCCCCACCGTGATTACCCCGATCATGAACGTCGTTCCCGTCCGTGAACGCGTCGCCTCGACGCTCGAAACGGAAGGCGTCGTCAACGACGTCACAGCGGCCATCCTGGCGATCGTCACCTTCGAGTACGTCTTGGTAGGGTCACGAGGGCTACCGACGCTCGTCCGGGAGTTCGCCGTCCGGTTCGGCCTCGGGATCCTCGTCGGTGCGACGGTGGCGGGCGTCCTGTGGTACATTCTTCGATACGGGAGGCAGGCGGTCGAGAATGCACCCCAGAACGCTCGCCTGATGGTACTCGTCTCCTCGTTGACGATGTACGGGATTGCAGAAGTGCTGGGGGCAGCGTTTGGTGCGGCGGAAGCCGGTATCGCTGCGGTCGCGACTGGTGGGTTCATCCTCGGCAACGCGGATATCCCCTATCGGGATACGATCGAGCAGTTCAAAGGTGACGTCTCGATACTCGTGATCGCGTTCGTGTTCATCACGCTCGCCTCGTTGCTCTCGCTCCGGGACTTCCTCGAGCTGGGTTTCGCCGGCATCATCGCTGTTCTCGCCATCGCCACCATTATTCGTCCAGCGGTTGTTCTCATCAGTACCGTCGGTGACCGGCTGACCGTTCGCGAACGACTCTTCATCAGTGCGCTGGGCCCTCGAGGGATTATCCCTGCCAGCGTTGCGACGCTGTTCGCGCTCGAACTCCAGTCGACGAACCCGACTGCGGCGACGACGCTGGTCGGCATGGTCTTTCTCGTCATCTTCGTGACCGTCGTGTTTGAAGGCGGGCTGGCCCGTCATATCGCCCAGGCACTCGACGTGATACCGATGCGTGCGATCATTATCGGCGGTGGGCGAGTCGGAAGAGAACTCGCAGAACGACTCGAAAGCCGGGGTGAGGAGGTCGTCATCATCGAAAAAGACCAACAGGTGGTCGAGGAGTTGCGCCAGGCAGGGCGTACGGTTCATAATGGCGATGGAACTGAACAGCAGGTCATCGAGAAAGCTGGTATCGAGAACGCGAAAATCGTTGCACTGGCGACGAAAGACGATGACGTGAATCTCCTTGTCGGACAACTCGCGAGAAACACGTACGGAGTCGAGACCGTGGTTGCCCGCGTGAACGAGCCCTCGAATCTCGACGCGTTCGAGGATATCGATATCGAAGCGATCTCGACGTCGATGTCAGTCGCATGGTCGATGGACAACGTCATCGAGCGGCCTGGAATTTCACAGTGGATGCGGGAACTCGACGAGGAAGGCGACGTTCAGGAGATCGAAGTCACATCGAAAGAACACGCCGGAAAGACGGTGTCTGAATTGATAGATGAACTCCCGGAGGGGTGTCACCTGGCGCTGATCAGTCAGAACGAGGTGAACCGACTCCCGGAGCCCGACGATCAGATCGAGATGGGCGACCACTTGACGCTCATCGGGCGAAAAGAGGCCGTTCGCGATGCGATCGCGTATTGTACAACGTGA
- a CDS encoding CBS domain-containing protein — protein MDIANIVSEEYVEFPPDTPVSKLVGTFDDPTVKGVVVRGDVFEGIITRRQLATSHHQPNEKIGSLVWHVPRLVPDEDVRKVAQLMIDSDTRLLPVFDGGELMGVVTVDAILNKVQPFLDAATVGEASTAELVTLDPGSTFGEALHVFREHRITHLPVVEDGTAIGILSLYDVTALTVRSVKQSQGGDAGGTDSFGGDVSASTGRAHGGFGAREGELARILDLPVRDIMVSPVHTVRQDATLETAVEEMFAIDSSSLVVTENGRPYGIVTKTDVLDSLTWEAGGNRAVQIYGTDLLDDVQYEDVVAMVEKFDDRDHGMTVLDAKIHLHEHDEKRRGTPLLLARIRLHTDRGLYIASGEGYGASHALNEARDVLERRIRDRKTYGESKKPPSEEYWEKRFGWMLKE, from the coding sequence ATGGACATTGCCAACATCGTCTCGGAAGAATACGTAGAATTCCCCCCGGATACACCCGTCTCGAAGCTCGTCGGGACGTTCGACGATCCCACCGTCAAGGGGGTCGTGGTACGCGGCGACGTGTTCGAGGGGATCATCACCAGGAGACAGCTCGCCACCTCACATCACCAGCCCAACGAGAAGATCGGGTCGCTGGTCTGGCACGTTCCCCGACTCGTCCCCGACGAGGACGTCCGCAAGGTCGCCCAGCTCATGATCGACAGCGATACACGGCTCCTGCCGGTCTTCGACGGGGGGGAACTGATGGGCGTCGTCACCGTGGACGCAATTCTGAACAAAGTCCAGCCGTTCCTCGACGCGGCGACCGTCGGTGAGGCCTCCACTGCCGAGCTCGTCACGCTCGATCCGGGATCGACCTTCGGTGAAGCGCTTCACGTCTTCCGGGAACACCGGATCACCCACCTCCCGGTGGTCGAGGACGGTACGGCTATCGGCATCCTGAGCCTCTACGACGTGACCGCTCTCACGGTTCGCTCCGTGAAACAGAGCCAGGGTGGCGATGCGGGCGGGACGGATTCGTTCGGCGGAGACGTCTCCGCCAGTACTGGTCGGGCTCACGGTGGCTTCGGCGCCCGGGAGGGAGAACTCGCCCGTATCTTGGATCTCCCGGTCCGGGACATCATGGTCTCCCCGGTACATACTGTTCGCCAGGACGCAACGCTCGAGACGGCTGTCGAAGAGATGTTCGCCATCGACAGCTCGTCGCTCGTCGTCACTGAAAACGGTCGCCCGTACGGGATCGTCACGAAAACCGACGTCCTCGATTCGCTCACGTGGGAGGCCGGCGGCAATCGGGCCGTTCAGATCTACGGCACCGACCTGCTGGACGACGTACAATACGAGGATGTCGTGGCAATGGTCGAGAAGTTCGACGACCGAGACCACGGGATGACTGTTCTGGACGCGAAAATCCACCTCCACGAACACGACGAAAAACGTCGCGGGACGCCCCTCTTACTCGCCCGCATCCGCCTACACACTGATCGAGGACTGTACATCGCCTCCGGAGAAGGCTACGGGGCGAGTCACGCACTCAACGAGGCTCGCGACGTGCTCGAACGACGAATTCGTGACCGCAAGACGTACGGCGAGAGCAAGAAACCTCCGAGCGAGGAGTACTGGGAGAAGCGCTTCGGCTGGATGCTCAAGGAGTGA
- a CDS encoding erythromycin esterase family protein — MTLQDRTSWAEPDDVDAAIEEIRSKSYGLEHPDELDRLVERFGDRTYVLLGEASHGTSEYYRWRSRLTARLIQEKDFSFVAVEGDWTDCYEINRYVKRFPESHETIRDALEAFERWPTWLWANWETLEFLDWLEVHNQTLDEAERVGFYGLDVYSLFESMEAVVDYLEDVDPDAAAEARAAYRCFEPYGDDAQEYARALRMVPETCEDEVVEMLTRLREQVAAYDHGRDDYFNAEQNALIAKNAEQYYREMVQGDVDSWNIRDRHMVETLERLQDHHGSDAKGIVWAHNTHVGDARATDMEARGRLNVGQLVREREDRSDVALVGMGSHRGSVIAADSWGARLEEMTVPPAQEGSYEHVFERAGRLDRLLVTEDFPDDSPLARPRGHRAIGVVYHPEHESGNYVPTVLPDRYDAFAYLGETNALHPLDIHVDRVAVPDLYPWGF; from the coding sequence ATGACACTGCAGGACCGCACGTCGTGGGCGGAACCAGATGACGTCGATGCAGCTATCGAAGAGATCCGCTCTAAGTCATACGGCCTGGAGCATCCAGACGAGCTTGATCGTCTCGTCGAGCGGTTCGGGGATCGAACGTACGTATTGCTCGGCGAGGCCTCCCACGGAACGTCGGAGTACTATCGCTGGCGTTCGCGATTGACGGCCCGACTCATCCAGGAGAAAGACTTCTCGTTCGTCGCCGTCGAGGGTGACTGGACGGACTGTTACGAGATCAATCGGTACGTCAAGAGATTCCCCGAGTCTCACGAGACGATCCGCGATGCGCTTGAGGCGTTCGAACGGTGGCCGACGTGGCTGTGGGCGAACTGGGAGACCCTCGAATTCCTCGACTGGCTAGAGGTCCACAACCAGACCCTCGACGAAGCGGAACGGGTCGGGTTCTACGGCCTCGACGTGTACAGCCTGTTCGAGTCCATGGAAGCGGTCGTGGACTATCTGGAGGACGTCGACCCGGACGCGGCAGCCGAGGCCAGGGCCGCCTATCGGTGTTTCGAACCGTACGGTGACGACGCCCAGGAGTACGCGCGAGCGCTCCGGATGGTCCCCGAGACCTGCGAGGACGAGGTGGTGGAGATGTTGACTCGGCTCCGCGAACAGGTCGCGGCGTACGATCACGGCCGCGACGACTACTTCAATGCCGAACAGAACGCGCTGATCGCGAAAAATGCCGAACAGTACTACCGTGAGATGGTCCAGGGCGACGTCGACTCTTGGAACATCCGCGACCGGCACATGGTCGAGACGCTGGAGCGCCTGCAGGACCACCATGGATCGGATGCGAAGGGCATCGTCTGGGCACACAACACCCACGTCGGCGACGCCAGAGCGACCGACATGGAGGCGCGAGGGCGACTCAACGTTGGCCAGCTCGTTCGCGAGCGCGAGGACAGGTCCGACGTGGCACTGGTTGGTATGGGTTCACACCGGGGCAGTGTGATCGCCGCGGACTCGTGGGGAGCACGGCTGGAAGAGATGACGGTCCCACCTGCGCAGGAGGGGAGCTACGAACACGTCTTCGAGCGGGCTGGTAGACTCGACCGCCTCCTCGTGACCGAGGATTTCCCCGACGACTCGCCGCTCGCCCGACCGCGGGGCCATCGCGCCATCGGCGTCGTGTATCACCCGGAGCACGAATCCGGGAACTACGTGCCGACGGTTCTCCCTGACCGGTACGACGCATTTGCCTACCTGGGTGAGACGAACGCCCTCCACCCGCTCGACATTCATGTGGACCGTGTCGCGGTACCGGACCTGTACCCGTGGGGATTCTAA
- a CDS encoding DUF5828 family protein yields MEERVSGFRVRGSWEEVVAHGERIARALRESDVDAVALDEWEDWRPKAHEELGEEVSEKTVAQARIKESAGEEAGQAAREDLERASEHALESIEKVEGDGPEDVLEKWEDALEHGLRAVDTTTRKAIRTIETAVYEQIMTRFTPYYLDNDLVSANIRETARLENGDEFVFEVDVNDDQLKQEVSQRLDRSNGTGQESL; encoded by the coding sequence ATGGAGGAACGCGTCTCCGGCTTTCGTGTCCGCGGATCGTGGGAGGAGGTCGTCGCTCACGGTGAGCGGATTGCCCGAGCGTTGCGGGAGAGTGACGTCGATGCGGTTGCACTCGACGAGTGGGAGGACTGGCGGCCGAAAGCTCACGAAGAACTCGGTGAGGAAGTGAGCGAGAAGACCGTCGCACAGGCTCGCATCAAAGAAAGTGCTGGCGAAGAGGCTGGACAGGCAGCCAGAGAGGATCTCGAACGGGCGAGCGAGCACGCCCTCGAATCGATCGAGAAGGTCGAAGGAGATGGACCCGAGGACGTCCTCGAGAAGTGGGAGGACGCCCTCGAACACGGACTTCGTGCCGTCGACACGACCACCAGGAAGGCCATTCGCACGATCGAGACGGCGGTCTACGAGCAAATCATGACCCGATTCACCCCGTATTACTTGGATAACGATCTCGTGAGTGCGAATATTCGAGAGACGGCGAGGTTGGAAAACGGTGACGAGTTCGTCTTCGAAGTGGATGTCAACGACGACCAACTCAAGCAAGAAGTCAGCCAGCGACTCGACCGTTCGAACGGAACTGGACAGGAGTCCCTATGA
- a CDS encoding DUF7557 family protein: MTYTLEISDELKDRLDDHLEEDESYEEFITELVSIYETEGEFLQEGYSE, translated from the coding sequence ATGACCTACACGCTCGAAATCAGTGACGAACTCAAAGACCGACTGGACGACCACCTCGAGGAGGACGAATCGTACGAGGAGTTCATCACGGAGTTAGTTTCCATCTACGAGACGGAAGGGGAGTTCCTCCAAGAGGGCTATTCGGAGTGA
- a CDS encoding SLC13 family permease, with amino-acid sequence MPAATVGTFLVFLIILVALVLFVTEPIPIDVTAIGIMVTLMILGPWTGVSPREGVSGFSNPATITILAMMILSEGVRRTGAIQRLEQTVASFTGESEHKQLGATVGLVGPLSGIINNTAAVAVLLPMVSDLAHENGTSPSKLLIPLSYASMAGGMLTLIGTSTNLLASDVASRLATDYPSLHAFSMFEFTHLGLVVFLVTGLYLLTVGYWLAPSHVTPRSKLETTQKEEFLTEVIVGEESPFVSSRIREALEEVDFEANVTQLIRDGTYHREPRLSMTIREGDTFTIRLTEDALRTLHEVEGIEFVPEVTPPGGLDALGPGQTLSEIVVTAGSDLVGETVESSRFQDQYQTAVLAIRRGGETAYERLTEYRIRPGDLLLIESEPDTVDRLADDPNVIVAGELALQQFRSSKLPLAVGVVLSVVGVAALGILPVMVAALSGVMVMIVTGIVKPAEAYEAVQWDVIFLLAGVIPLGRALAETGGADLLGTFVVSTADFLPAIAVLGLFYLLTVTMTNLISNQASVVLLIPVAVDAAARLNANAFAFVLAVTFAASTAFMSPVGYQTNLFVYGPGGYEFSDFARVGGPLQVILAVVTTLGIDAFWGL; translated from the coding sequence ATGCCTGCAGCGACTGTTGGGACGTTCCTCGTCTTTCTGATTATTCTCGTCGCTCTCGTGTTGTTCGTCACCGAGCCGATCCCGATCGACGTCACAGCGATCGGGATCATGGTCACGCTTATGATACTCGGTCCGTGGACGGGCGTTTCGCCGCGCGAGGGTGTCTCCGGTTTCTCGAACCCGGCAACGATCACGATTCTCGCGATGATGATCCTGAGCGAAGGCGTCCGTCGGACGGGTGCGATTCAGCGTCTCGAACAGACAGTCGCCTCTTTCACGGGCGAGAGCGAACACAAGCAACTCGGCGCAACGGTCGGGCTCGTCGGTCCGCTCTCGGGAATTATCAACAACACCGCTGCCGTTGCCGTCTTGCTGCCGATGGTGAGCGATCTTGCTCACGAGAACGGGACATCGCCGTCAAAGTTGCTCATTCCGCTCTCCTACGCGTCGATGGCCGGTGGGATGCTCACGCTCATCGGAACGTCCACGAACCTTCTGGCCAGCGACGTGGCGAGTCGACTCGCCACCGACTATCCCTCCTTGCACGCGTTCTCGATGTTCGAGTTCACCCACCTCGGTCTCGTGGTGTTTCTCGTCACCGGGCTGTACCTCCTTACGGTCGGGTACTGGCTTGCTCCGTCCCATGTGACGCCCCGCAGTAAGCTCGAAACGACCCAGAAAGAGGAGTTTCTCACCGAGGTGATCGTGGGCGAAGAATCACCGTTCGTCAGCTCAAGGATCCGGGAAGCGCTCGAAGAGGTCGACTTCGAAGCGAACGTCACCCAACTGATTCGTGATGGTACCTATCATCGAGAGCCGAGACTGTCGATGACGATACGGGAGGGGGACACGTTCACGATCCGGCTCACCGAAGACGCGTTACGGACGCTACACGAGGTAGAGGGGATCGAGTTCGTTCCGGAAGTCACGCCGCCAGGTGGGCTCGATGCGCTCGGCCCCGGGCAAACGCTCAGCGAAATCGTCGTCACCGCCGGGTCTGATCTTGTCGGCGAGACGGTCGAGTCGTCACGGTTTCAAGACCAGTATCAGACGGCTGTTCTGGCTATCCGCCGTGGTGGTGAGACCGCCTACGAACGCCTCACAGAGTATCGAATCCGTCCGGGCGACCTGCTCCTGATCGAGTCCGAACCGGACACCGTCGACCGACTCGCCGATGATCCGAACGTGATCGTGGCTGGCGAACTCGCCCTCCAACAGTTCCGGTCGTCGAAGCTCCCGCTCGCAGTCGGCGTCGTGCTCTCGGTCGTCGGAGTGGCAGCACTCGGCATCCTGCCGGTCATGGTCGCAGCACTTAGCGGCGTCATGGTGATGATCGTAACTGGAATCGTCAAGCCGGCGGAGGCCTACGAGGCCGTCCAGTGGGACGTGATCTTCCTCCTGGCCGGCGTCATCCCACTCGGCAGAGCACTGGCGGAGACGGGCGGTGCCGATCTGCTCGGCACGTTCGTCGTCTCGACGGCTGACTTCCTGCCCGCAATCGCCGTTCTCGGCCTGTTCTATCTGCTGACCGTTACGATGACCAACCTCATCAGCAACCAGGCCAGCGTCGTGTTGCTCATCCCCGTCGCCGTCGACGCGGCCGCCCGGTTGAACGCGAACGCATTCGCGTTCGTCCTCGCAGTCACGTTCGCCGCCAGCACGGCCTTCATGTCGCCGGTCGGGTATCAGACCAACCTCTTCGTCTATGGCCCTGGTGGATACGAGTTCAGCGACTTCGCTCGTGTCGGCGGGCCGCTTCAGGTGATCCTGGCCGTCGTCACGACCCTCGGGATCGACGCATTCTGGGGGCTGTAA
- a CDS encoding universal stress protein, with amino-acid sequence MYRVLVPVDRSEERAFHQPQYVSQLPNATDDVEATGLYVVPPDEFSDADAVEFSDIDAAVGAANLLEGEGVSVTRTVDDGGISDQIVRSAEGLEADEIVMSGRKRSGLQEVLIGSITQDVMLSAERPVTITG; translated from the coding sequence ATGTACAGAGTACTCGTTCCGGTCGACAGAAGTGAGGAACGCGCGTTCCACCAACCACAGTACGTGTCACAGCTTCCGAACGCCACCGACGATGTCGAGGCGACGGGGCTGTACGTGGTGCCTCCCGATGAGTTTAGCGACGCCGACGCGGTGGAGTTCTCCGACATCGACGCGGCCGTCGGGGCGGCCAACCTTCTCGAAGGCGAGGGTGTTTCGGTGACTCGAACCGTGGACGACGGTGGCATCTCGGACCAGATCGTCCGTTCCGCTGAGGGACTTGAGGCCGACGAAATCGTTATGAGCGGGCGCAAGCGGTCGGGGCTCCAGGAGGTACTCATCGGGAGCATCACGCAGGACGTGATGCTCTCGGCCGAACGACCGGTCACTATCACCGGCTAA
- a CDS encoding TrkA family potassium uptake protein — MRGTVYPRVSRWREKPMPDTKRIVIAGGGRIGLRTAQELADRGYEIVLIEKEEARSDEVADEYVAMVLQGDATAPSILEQADLKRADAIAALTDEPGTNLAICMEAKRIAPHIRTLARTGTGTEDEYDEIADATILPQELSANTAADILSGDEVRTIIGTHHDLEILEIKVAEDAPVAGHTLAEISLPKGSLVISDRNRTQIARADMELEPSEYYIVGVEPDVLDEVLNLFRG, encoded by the coding sequence CTGAGAGGGACGGTCTACCCTCGAGTAAGCCGATGGAGGGAGAAACCCATGCCAGACACGAAACGTATCGTCATCGCCGGCGGCGGCCGTATCGGACTACGAACCGCACAGGAGCTCGCAGACCGCGGATACGAGATCGTATTGATCGAGAAAGAGGAGGCTCGGTCAGACGAGGTCGCGGATGAATACGTCGCGATGGTCTTGCAGGGAGACGCGACAGCGCCCTCGATTCTTGAACAGGCGGATCTCAAGCGGGCTGACGCCATCGCCGCGTTGACCGATGAACCCGGGACCAATCTCGCGATCTGTATGGAGGCAAAGCGAATCGCGCCTCACATCCGAACACTCGCTCGAACCGGTACTGGGACCGAGGACGAGTACGACGAGATTGCCGACGCGACGATCCTGCCCCAGGAACTCAGCGCGAACACGGCTGCCGACATCCTTTCGGGCGACGAGGTACGGACCATTATCGGCACCCACCACGACCTCGAAATTCTGGAGATCAAGGTCGCCGAGGACGCCCCGGTAGCCGGACATACGCTCGCGGAGATCAGCCTCCCGAAAGGGAGCCTTGTCATCTCGGATCGGAACCGAACACAGATCGCACGTGCCGATATGGAACTCGAACCCAGTGAGTATTACATCGTCGGTGTGGAACCAGATGTCCTCGACGAGGTTCTGAACCTCTTCCGCGGCTAA